The genomic interval CCCCACCACGACGATGTTTTCCGTGGTGAGTTCTGGGTACTGTATCACGTTAAGGTCCGGATCGAAAATGGCTATCGCCGCCTTAACGGTCCCGCTTCCTGACCTGGTGCTCTGGAATACTCTAACGCCTCTAAACCCGCTCATCTTCGTTGCTCCGCCCACATAGGGTTCCTGGATTAGCGCTGCGGTTGCTTTGCGCTTTCCGGCCTCAATCATCAGCTCCTGGGTCGCCAGCTTCTTCCTCTGGAGGTTCGCCTGAAGTATCTTATAAGGCATGATCTGGTTTGTGTCCACTTCAGCAATATGCCACCGAGGCTCGTGCCAGTCTGTCCCATTTGACCCGGACTGGGCATTCTTTGCTGAAGGAGTTGTGCGCTGCGTTGTCTATTCCGGCTTTGATGCAGTTTCGACACTCTGGTTCTGCTCCCACTACCCGTTGTGGACAATCCATTCTAAGGTGTGGTCCGGCGCAATGACTACACAAGTCCTCAGTCTCCTTGCAGAACCGTCGGCCATGGCCGTACCCCAGACAGCGCGTGCATTGCACTAATGGGGACTGGTCCTCTGCGTATATGGTCTGCAGATCGATGCGGACCCTTCCCTTATTCATTACCCTGTTCCAGATCGTGGGGGATGTGGTAACAATTACATGATTCGTATTTGGGTTTCTTGCGTTCCGCCTGTATTTTACCATTATTCGGTCATCCTCTCCGTCGAGGCCTTGAAAAACGTCCCGATTCTGATTTCTCAGCGCCCTCAGCATTTCTTCGTCCGAGTGGATGCGGAGGACGCCTCTGAAGATCAGTAACGGGTCCTTGTTCTTCACCTCCTCGACATTGAGGTTGGGCCCTGCGCTCGCTATCTTATCCTTCACCTTTGTCCTTTCAGCCTTTGTCCTGCACCCCAAGATAACCTTCCTATCTTTGGCTTTCCGGACTCTGTCAATCTCGATACCCCCTTCCTTCGCATTGATAGCCTTCCTTACTCTGTCCATTACTTCCTCTCCTGTTTCCTCTTTGTCCGTCGAGGTAATGATGACGGAATGCAACGCGGTTCGCTCTGAGGACACTTGTTTTGGTGGGCCTGCTACCACGCTTGCATAGGAGGGTTGTGCGATGGTTTCGTTCCTCCTCTCTATGGACTCTTTAAGCTCCTCGAGCTTCCTTCCATTTTCCAGTAGGAGTGCCATCTGTTCTTCCATCTTTCCCAATATCCTATCCTCGGTCTCTTTGTCTGTTTTCCCTTTTCCTACCGTTACTTGTTCCCTTTCCGTCTCTTCCCTACCTAATAccactttttctttttcaggtcCCTGCATCGTTCCCCATGCTGTGGCTTTGTCCGCCTCCGCTTCTTTGTAGCATCTGTACAAATTGTCGAGGGCGGCAGTGAGGCCGTTTTTGAGCTCGGTCTTTATGTTTCTTGACTCGCTCAGGTAAGTTTTCCCCTTTGTCACCCAGGTCCTAGCCTTGGCAGCTCGGGTGACAGGTGTAGAGGGGAGCGTTGGTGAGTCAATTTGTGCTGTTGCCCGTGCTCCTTGTGAAGGAGCTCGCTTGCGCTGGGTGGATTTGGGGGGGGCAACCACCCTGGGGTGCGAGGGGGGTGTGACCTGAGTCGAGTTTGCTAGTTCGCCTGCCTCCCAAGCGTCTATGCTGAGCCTGACGTTCGGTTTTGTGCTTGGGCTGGCTCTTAGTTTTTCAGGGGCCTTGGGGGATTCGGGCCTGGTCATGTCGCGTTTTGCAGGTGTTCTAAAGCCAAAACTCATTTTCACTCACAGGGGTACacgtcaataaatgtcaaaagtaTAATAGTCTCCAAAAGTGGAAacagttaatataatataaaagttgtaaaagtaaaaatagatgtaaaaataaaattgtaaaaatatatgcgttacttaataatttattaattttttgtcCTTCTTTTCAGGTTTGCTGCGCGGCAACGTGTCAACTCTACGAGTTCCGGTATGTCAATCTGTGTGGACGCGTCTACGCCGGTCAACCCGGAGCTGCAGGTGTGTGGAGTAAATAAGGTAAGTGTTAAGGTAAGTGTtgctgtttgtatgtatgtgtgagtgtgtgtgtgtatatgtgtgtatgtgtgtgcgtgtgtgtgtgtgtgtgtgtgtgtgtgtgtgtgtgtatttatgtatgtgcgtcGCCAAGTTGTCCCTGTAACCGTCTGTCAAGCTGTAGAAATGTGGCAGAGACAGTAGAGCAGATATAACTCAAGCTATACAATAAGGAGACTTCCAATAATAATATAGGGAGCCGTCACAAACACAAGAATTTATAAAGTAACAATGTATATacgaatgtaaatatttttaactctAGGTAGAGTCCGGTCGCGTTCTGTCCCTGGAATCGCCTCTATAGGTCCTATTTAGGTCTGGGCCAGGAAAAAATCTGGTTGTGTTAGGACGATTTCCAGAGATAGAGTCGAAAAACTGTTTGCGCTCTACGTAGAGTCACAATTTGTACGTCAACAGAGAGGCCTTGGGAAGCCCTATTTAACAAAAGAAATCGCGTTGCGATAGCTCCAGTGGTTCTCGAGTTATAGCGTCTTGAATTATTCCAAGATGGCGGCTCAAGTGTCAAGTTTACACTTTGAAGAAGTGTAGCTCCGCCGCTATTTGTCGTAGACCACTAGAGCTTCGGCTTATTTATATCAGCCAGACCTCCTCTATCCACCGGAATGGCTTTCAGGCTGAAAAATTTTCAGGTGTCCAATTTTCCTGAAAACCACCCCAAGGGACAGTTTAGACCGGGGGACGGTCAGCAAAGAAAGTCCCAGCCAAATCGGACGATATGGAGCAGAGCCAGAGAAGtccaaacttttttgacagctgtcaaactctATGTTTGACGGCGTCTATCTCCGTAACTACTACAGCTACGGTATCGGAGTTTGGGCTTCTCCGTATCAGCACCACCTGAAGTTTTTACTGAAACCACTTTCAGGCCAAAAAATTTTCAGGACGCCGATCGTCCTGAAATTCAGAAGGCGGATAGGGGTGAAGCCCCTGAAGCCAAGGAAAGAAATCCCAGTGTCCTAGGCCCCGTACTTATCGAGCTATGGGGCGTCAAAGTTGGTTTGACAGCTGACCTAGCTGTCAAAGTCCGGCTTTGGGGGCGAATTGCTCAGCTCCTATTGCTCCTAGAAGCACGGGGTTTTGGATGCCGGATTTGGCCCGATCTCCTCTACCTCCTGAAAGTGGTTTCAGGCGAAAAAATTTCAGGCGTCCGATTCGCCTGAAAACTATCTACGATCAAAATTTCGCCGCCGCTCTGTCCAACCTTCAAAATCCCAACTTCGTGGGACTAATATTACAGGAGCTATTAATTTTCTAAAATTTTCAAGATGGCCGAAAGAGTGGTCGATTTCGCGTAAAAATGGCCCTTATTGAGCTAGAGACCCAATCTTTGGGTTCTCTAGGTCCGAAAGGTGTATCTAAAGCTATTTACGGTgaaagaattttgaatttatgagtacttttgaattaattacgaaaaaacacattaaattcaaTAGCTCCTGAAATAccaaacacaaaaatacaaataaaatcttaaaaatcGTGTAAATTGCGGGGCTTTAAATTACGATAAACACATTTTAGGTACAAGCATAAACTGAGAAGAAAAAGCTGAAAAACCAACTTTTTCAGGAATTTGCCTGCAAAAACACTATTTTCAGCCTGAAAATTATCAAATTTTGATATTCTATAGGGCTAATTAGCGCGCAACGggatatcaaataaaaatacaataaaatgaagTAGTTTAGGAGGTACAAAATTCTAAAGTTAAgagtttatatttaaattattaagaaaaataaaagtccAAAAATTCTGAAACTTTTTCAGGATCACTTCCCGCCTGCAGATGAAGGTTTCGGCGTTTGAACGAGGAGTCTAGCTCAACTCGTTCAATGACCTCGTGGCacgtgttttttgtttttcagcgAAAAACGTTAACTTCCCGAAGCGTGAAAAATCCCGAAAAATTTCAGGAGGTACACCTCTGTGGTTCCCGAGAAGCCCCGAAAAAATTTTCAGGGGGGCCGCGTCAGTTTCACAGTTATGCAGCTCCAGATGGTAAAAGTGAGGTTATCTGACCTTTTTTCAGCTCTCCTGCTTACACTGAAATCCTGTACTTGTTATCCGATATGTCACTGCACAGATCTCACAAAAACGCAC from Pectinophora gossypiella unplaced genomic scaffold, ilPecGoss1.1 Pgos_133, whole genome shotgun sequence carries:
- the LOC126380848 gene encoding uncharacterized protein LOC126380848; amino-acid sequence: MSFGFRTPAKRDMTRPESPKAPEKLRASPSTKPNVRLSIDAWEAGELANSTQVTPPSHPRVVAPPKSTQRKRAPSQGARATAQIDSPTLPSTPVTRAAKARTWVTKGKTYLSESRNIKTELKNGLTAALDNLYRCYKEAEADKATAWGTMQGPEKEKVVLGREETEREQVTVGKGKTDKETEDRILGKMEEQMALLLENGRKLEELKESIERRNETIAQPSYASVVAGPPKQVSSERTALHSVIITSTDKEETGEEVMDRVRKAINAKEGGIEIDRVRKAKDRKVILGCRTKAERTKVKDKIASAGPNLNVEEVKNKDPLLIFRGVLRIHSDEEMLRALRNQNRDVFQGLDGEDDRIMVKYRRNARNPNTNHVIVTTSPTIWNRVMNKGRVRIDLQTIYAEDQSPLVQCTRCLGYGHGRRFCKETEDLCSHCAGPHLRMDCPQRVVGAEPECRNCIKAGIDNAAHNSFSKECPVRVKWDRLARASVAYC